A part of Methanorbis furvi genomic DNA contains:
- a CDS encoding flavodoxin family protein, which produces MTRILAVNGSPRKRGNTETVLDAFLHGAERAGAAVSKITLVDIDHKNCRGCNACHKKGVCILNDDLTPIFEEVMSSDILVLASPIYSMTVTAEMKSFIDRGQFLWAQKFVTKTLSFSPKHLANHVGVYLGTSGQDIPHIFDGAFPVVRAFFNDAGFSYTENVLFPGMDQHGGVKGWPESVAKAEEEGRRIAGLL; this is translated from the coding sequence ATGACCCGTATTCTTGCAGTCAACGGAAGCCCGCGTAAACGCGGCAACACGGAGACGGTTCTTGACGCGTTTCTTCATGGTGCGGAACGTGCGGGAGCCGCAGTATCGAAGATAACTCTTGTGGACATCGATCACAAAAACTGCCGGGGCTGTAATGCATGCCACAAAAAAGGGGTCTGCATTCTCAATGATGATCTGACGCCAATCTTTGAAGAGGTGATGTCTTCAGATATTTTGGTGCTTGCGTCCCCCATCTACTCCATGACGGTTACCGCCGAGATGAAGTCCTTCATCGACCGCGGCCAGTTCCTCTGGGCGCAGAAGTTCGTCACAAAGACGCTGTCGTTTTCGCCAAAGCATCTTGCAAATCATGTCGGGGTATATCTCGGAACGTCGGGTCAGGACATCCCCCACATCTTTGACGGGGCGTTTCCGGTAGTGCGTGCGTTTTTCAATGATGCCGGATTTTCCTACACGGAAAATGTTCTCTTCCCGGGAATGGATCAGCACGGCGGGGTTAAGGGCTGGCCCGAGTCGGTGGCAAAGGCAGAGGAGGAAGGTAGGCGGATTGCAGGCCTTCTCTGA
- a CDS encoding HD domain-containing protein, with protein MPKHIKDPVHGYIEVPAELVPLMDTCAVQRLHHIRQLGFAYLIYPGANHSRFEHSLGAMHLASLLCGRLGLKTSETKTICTAALLHDIGHGPYSHASERLMQEYQPFSHDNIRNLLTDPAIDAQLGKISVSPDEVAALVAGGHPHSGIIHGDLDVDRMDYLLRDAHYTGAPYGNFDAGRLIQSLEIVSGKLVLNESGISAAESLLIARTLMGPTVYYHHACRIAEEMFLLAGRSHFGDDAAGIGEFMQLDDVTAAAVLLNSPSETTRELIDRIRKRRLYKRSVYAGRELVDVDHLPQTKESISRMHQAIVETAGVADEDVILDIPSLRKEIRMDVLVRRHHDLVPFNEIVPMLEMMNATRHGQWRLGVYAPAELRDRVGEAAREVFSLRHATKQDKLTDII; from the coding sequence ATGCCAAAACATATCAAAGACCCAGTACACGGATACATCGAAGTACCTGCAGAACTCGTACCGCTCATGGACACCTGCGCGGTACAGCGTCTGCACCATATCCGCCAGCTGGGATTTGCATACCTGATATATCCCGGAGCAAACCACAGCAGATTCGAACACTCTCTTGGAGCAATGCATCTCGCCTCGCTCCTCTGCGGCAGACTCGGACTCAAAACATCCGAAACAAAAACCATCTGCACCGCAGCCCTTCTTCACGATATCGGGCACGGCCCGTACTCCCATGCAAGCGAACGGCTCATGCAGGAGTACCAACCCTTTTCTCACGACAACATCAGAAACCTTCTGACCGATCCAGCAATAGATGCCCAGCTTGGAAAAATTTCCGTAAGCCCGGACGAAGTAGCAGCTCTTGTCGCCGGCGGCCACCCGCATTCAGGCATCATACACGGAGACCTTGACGTCGATCGCATGGACTACCTGCTCCGTGACGCCCACTATACCGGTGCACCGTACGGAAACTTTGACGCCGGCAGACTTATTCAATCACTTGAGATCGTCTCCGGCAAACTCGTTCTCAACGAATCCGGCATCTCGGCAGCTGAGTCGCTTCTGATCGCACGAACCCTCATGGGGCCAACCGTGTACTATCATCATGCATGCAGAATCGCTGAAGAGATGTTTCTTCTTGCAGGCCGCTCCCACTTCGGCGACGACGCCGCCGGCATAGGAGAATTCATGCAGCTTGACGATGTGACAGCAGCCGCAGTTCTGCTCAACTCTCCTTCGGAGACCACGCGGGAACTGATCGACCGCATCAGAAAGCGAAGGCTCTACAAACGTTCGGTCTACGCAGGACGCGAACTGGTGGACGTCGATCATCTGCCGCAGACAAAAGAAAGCATCAGCCGCATGCATCAGGCAATTGTGGAGACCGCGGGCGTTGCGGACGAAGACGTCATCCTTGACATCCCGTCGCTTCGTAAGGAAATCCGCATGGACGTTTTAGTCAGAAGGCATCACGACCTCGTGCCGTTCAATGAAATTGTTCCCATGCTTGAGATGATGAACGCCACCCGTCACGGCCAGTGGCGGCTTGGCGTGTATGCACCTGCCGAACTTCGCGACCGGGTAGGCGAAGCCGCCCGCGAAGTATTCTCCCTGCGTCACGCAACAAAACAAGATAAACTCACAGATATAATATAA
- a CDS encoding UbiX family flavin prenyltransferase has translation MKRIVVGVTGASGTLYAKRLIEALTKTDGVEVYLIISDTARTVARLEEVDLSGYPVQYEENCDLAAGIASGSFLFDAMVVIPCSMKSLASIAGGYGATLISRAADVCLKERRKLILVPRETPYSRVHLVNMLAAHDAGAVIMPASPPLYTHPETINDLADMIAARVLDHCGISHTLGSRWKE, from the coding sequence ATGAAGCGGATCGTTGTCGGAGTTACCGGAGCTTCCGGTACGCTGTACGCAAAACGGCTTATTGAAGCCCTCACGAAAACGGACGGCGTCGAAGTGTATCTGATAATCTCCGACACCGCAAGAACCGTCGCTCGCCTCGAAGAGGTCGACCTTTCCGGCTACCCGGTTCAGTATGAAGAAAACTGCGACCTTGCCGCAGGCATTGCGAGCGGCTCGTTTTTGTTTGATGCCATGGTCGTTATTCCATGCAGCATGAAGAGCCTCGCCTCAATTGCAGGCGGTTACGGAGCAACACTGATCTCCCGCGCCGCAGACGTCTGCCTCAAAGAGCGCAGAAAACTGATTCTTGTACCTCGGGAGACTCCGTATTCCCGGGTGCATTTAGTCAATATGCTTGCCGCACATGACGCGGGAGCGGTCATCATGCCTGCCTCCCCTCCGCTCTACACGCATCCGGAGACGATCAATGATCTCGCCGACATGATCGCCGCCCGCGTACTGGATCACTGCGGAATTTCCCATACACTTGGATCACGGTGGAAAGAATGA
- the truA gene encoding tRNA pseudouridine(38-40) synthase TruA, producing MKLAFLVGYKGDGFAGSQFQPNKRTVEGEFVAAGVGLGLFADAKEAHFRIAGRTDKGVSARRQVASITTDYPEKAVDALNFWLPDDIWCLGSAEVEPDFYPRYAVTSRTYRYYFPYPADIAAMNEAAEKFVGVHNFTRFAKMEEGRDPNRTVTSASVFAGADGCPVFEVAAKSFLWNMVRGMAGALASIGAGVAEPAIIEELLSETGHRVHPAPPEALIFWDAECGILFQPMRQARETTRMLGRASTAARAQAQVAEALMDESPTEMWRRRLVREYPDIRKG from the coding sequence ATGAAGCTGGCATTTCTTGTCGGGTATAAGGGCGACGGGTTTGCCGGCTCTCAGTTTCAGCCGAACAAACGAACAGTCGAAGGCGAGTTTGTTGCAGCAGGTGTAGGTCTCGGCCTTTTTGCTGATGCAAAGGAGGCACATTTCCGGATAGCGGGCAGGACGGATAAGGGCGTGTCCGCACGGCGGCAGGTTGCATCCATTACTACGGATTATCCGGAGAAGGCAGTTGATGCGCTGAACTTCTGGCTGCCTGATGATATCTGGTGTCTTGGCTCAGCTGAGGTTGAGCCGGATTTTTATCCCCGCTATGCGGTGACGAGCCGGACCTATCGGTACTATTTTCCCTATCCGGCAGATATTGCTGCGATGAATGAGGCGGCGGAGAAGTTTGTCGGCGTGCACAATTTTACGCGGTTTGCCAAGATGGAGGAGGGACGCGATCCGAACCGGACGGTGACGAGTGCTTCGGTGTTTGCGGGGGCTGACGGGTGTCCGGTCTTTGAGGTGGCGGCGAAAAGTTTTCTCTGGAATATGGTGAGAGGTATGGCAGGCGCTCTTGCGTCAATAGGTGCTGGAGTTGCGGAACCTGCGATAATTGAGGAGCTGCTGAGCGAGACAGGCCATCGTGTGCATCCTGCTCCTCCTGAGGCGCTGATATTCTGGGATGCTGAGTGCGGTATTTTATTTCAGCCGATGCGGCAGGCGCGGGAGACGACAAGGATGCTCGGACGGGCGTCCACTGCCGCACGGGCTCAGGCACAGGTAGCTGAGGCTCTGATGGATGAGTCTCCCACAGAGATGTGGCGGCGGAGACTTGTGCGGGAGTATCCTGATATCAGGAAGGGGTGA
- a CDS encoding CehA/McbA family metallohydrolase produces the protein MVLLKCDLHVHTNASRDGESSVEEVIAAAVAAGLDAVAITDHDTTEGAIHALSLKNPGILIIPGIEVSTKQGHLLVLGTTNILAPKQDVLKTIAEAKSLGAVTVVPHPFHRWRHGVGLKCRNALKDADAVEAFNSRYIIGTANQKAAKVAKKYHLPVTAGSDAHNCRYVGFGVTEIEAEERSVDAILAAMRAGRITCTCKKTPLRTYTRQSWDNTVRKMRRRVPKFRHRPRRRMVHRKK, from the coding sequence ATGGTCCTTCTCAAATGTGATCTGCATGTTCACACAAACGCATCGCGGGACGGCGAGAGTTCGGTCGAAGAGGTCATCGCAGCAGCAGTAGCTGCAGGACTTGACGCGGTTGCCATCACCGATCACGACACAACAGAAGGGGCCATTCATGCACTCTCCCTGAAAAATCCGGGAATTTTAATCATCCCGGGAATCGAGGTCTCCACAAAACAGGGACATCTGCTGGTGCTTGGCACCACAAACATTCTTGCGCCAAAACAGGATGTGCTCAAAACAATAGCCGAGGCAAAATCCCTTGGAGCGGTAACGGTCGTTCCTCATCCGTTTCACCGGTGGCGGCACGGCGTCGGCCTCAAGTGCCGGAACGCACTGAAGGACGCGGACGCAGTTGAGGCGTTCAACAGCAGATACATTATCGGTACGGCAAACCAGAAGGCAGCAAAAGTCGCAAAGAAGTATCATCTACCGGTTACCGCAGGCTCTGATGCGCACAACTGCAGGTATGTCGGGTTTGGTGTGACCGAGATTGAGGCAGAGGAGCGATCGGTTGATGCGATTCTTGCGGCGATGAGAGCGGGAAGGATCACCTGCACCTGCAAAAAAACGCCGCTTCGCACCTACACCCGCCAGTCATGGGACAACACGGTGCGGAAAATGCGCAGACGCGTGCCAAAGTTCCGGCACCGGCCAAGGCGGAGAATGGTTCACCGGAAGAAATGA
- a CDS encoding flavodoxin family protein, protein MSPHILAIATSPRRHGNSESALDMILDELGDRFTKEKVVLSDLSVAPCKGCGACERLGRCIQEDDFQDLSQKILAADVLVLASPVYSMSVCSQAKALIDRCQVFWSRKYVLHTFEEPKGKKTGLFIATAGQTRDNIFEHTVPIARFLFDVSGIKPKHTMLLLLKGLDKKTDFVNSSTAVAQTKEIAAALAAGIEEL, encoded by the coding sequence ATGTCTCCGCACATCCTCGCCATCGCCACCTCCCCCCGCCGCCACGGCAACTCCGAGTCTGCGCTTGATATGATTCTTGATGAACTTGGCGACCGGTTCACCAAGGAAAAAGTTGTCCTCTCTGACCTCTCGGTAGCTCCCTGCAAAGGATGTGGTGCCTGTGAAAGGCTCGGCCGCTGCATTCAGGAGGATGACTTTCAGGACCTCTCGCAAAAAATTCTCGCAGCAGACGTGCTGGTCCTCGCCTCTCCGGTCTACTCGATGTCGGTCTGTTCGCAGGCAAAAGCTCTGATCGACCGGTGTCAGGTTTTCTGGTCGCGAAAGTACGTGCTGCACACCTTTGAGGAGCCGAAAGGAAAAAAGACCGGCCTTTTCATCGCAACCGCCGGCCAGACCCGCGACAACATCTTTGAGCACACCGTTCCGATAGCAAGATTTCTGTTTGATGTGTCAGGCATCAAACCGAAACATACAATGCTTCTCCTTCTCAAAGGTCTTGATAAGAAGACCGACTTTGTGAATAGTTCAACTGCGGTCGCACAAACAAAAGAAATCGCCGCCGCTCTTGCGGCAGGCATCGAGGAGTTATGA
- a CDS encoding helix-turn-helix domain-containing protein, which translates to MPEESPIHMEICFCPLHGLLDTISKKWALMIIAVIGNHGSAGFNELKRYLCNISSKTLSNTLKDLEENGLISRQVVDQTPPVVRYYLTVPGWELRELLVPLLAWVMRNGGHADEGCPIHFHSEMLEK; encoded by the coding sequence ATGCCTGAGGAGTCACCAATACATATGGAGATCTGTTTTTGTCCGCTGCACGGACTGCTTGATACGATCAGTAAAAAATGGGCTCTGATGATCATCGCGGTAATCGGGAATCACGGGTCTGCGGGATTTAATGAACTGAAGCGGTACCTCTGCAACATCAGTTCAAAGACACTTTCAAATACCCTGAAGGATCTTGAGGAGAACGGACTTATCAGTCGTCAGGTGGTGGACCAGACGCCGCCGGTTGTCCGGTATTATCTGACGGTTCCCGGCTGGGAGCTGCGTGAACTGCTTGTTCCCCTGCTTGCATGGGTGATGCGAAACGGGGGACACGCGGATGAAGGGTGCCCGATTCATTTTCACTCTGAGATGCTGGAGAAGTGA
- a CDS encoding UbiD family decarboxylase, which produces MREFIKRMIANGLVEEISEPVSSVYEAPKQAYYNSKKMLYFHNCDGHKCVMNTIFDRRSLSVALNIPEEKLVKTLAACTYSGKTHDAGKLTFVPAKLSALPIMKHFPKDAGRYLTSGVVFSAFNGVENASIHRLEVLDDTHLIGRIVEGRHTYKLLQQAKAAGKKLPIAITIGAHPAVTFAACTRVPEGKEMAYAAEILGKDMPLYECPNGIRVPDAEIVLYGYMTAELHEEGPFVDISGTYDPIRMQPVIELEGMACKPDFIYHGIVPAGAEHKMLMGAPYEPRIYQAAANVTNVRDVYLTPGGAGYFHAVVQVKKMTNGDGKNVIMAAFAAHTSLKHVVVVDEDINIYDPNDVEFAIATRVRADQDVMIIAGVRGSSLDPCRIGDGMNVKMGIDATMELGHEDEFIRADWNE; this is translated from the coding sequence ATGAGAGAATTTATCAAACGAATGATTGCCAACGGACTGGTCGAGGAGATATCTGAACCAGTCTCTTCAGTATACGAAGCACCGAAGCAGGCCTACTACAACAGTAAGAAGATGCTCTACTTCCACAACTGCGACGGACACAAATGTGTGATGAACACGATCTTCGACCGCAGGAGTCTCTCGGTTGCGCTGAATATTCCTGAGGAAAAACTCGTGAAGACGCTTGCCGCCTGCACCTACTCAGGGAAAACCCATGACGCAGGAAAACTCACGTTTGTTCCGGCAAAACTTTCGGCACTCCCAATCATGAAGCACTTCCCCAAAGACGCCGGCAGATACCTGACGTCCGGCGTGGTCTTCTCCGCATTCAATGGTGTGGAGAACGCCTCGATTCACCGGCTGGAGGTACTTGACGACACGCATCTGATCGGAAGAATTGTGGAAGGCCGCCATACCTACAAGCTGCTTCAGCAGGCAAAGGCTGCCGGCAAAAAACTCCCGATCGCAATAACGATTGGAGCTCATCCTGCGGTAACGTTTGCCGCATGCACCCGCGTGCCGGAAGGAAAGGAGATGGCGTATGCAGCAGAAATTCTCGGCAAGGACATGCCGCTCTATGAATGTCCGAACGGCATCCGTGTGCCGGACGCAGAGATTGTGCTCTACGGCTACATGACTGCGGAGCTTCATGAAGAGGGGCCGTTCGTTGACATCAGCGGAACGTATGATCCCATCCGCATGCAACCGGTGATCGAACTCGAAGGCATGGCATGCAAACCTGACTTCATCTATCACGGCATTGTGCCGGCAGGCGCAGAACACAAGATGCTGATGGGTGCACCGTACGAGCCGAGAATTTATCAGGCCGCAGCAAACGTGACGAACGTTCGCGACGTGTACCTGACGCCCGGAGGCGCAGGCTATTTCCATGCAGTCGTGCAGGTAAAAAAGATGACCAACGGCGACGGCAAAAATGTGATCATGGCAGCGTTCGCCGCCCACACCTCACTGAAGCATGTCGTCGTCGTTGACGAAGACATCAACATCTATGACCCGAACGATGTGGAGTTTGCTATCGCAACACGCGTGCGTGCGGATCAGGATGTGATGATCATCGCAGGCGTTCGCGGCAGTTCACTTGACCCGTGCAGAATCGGTGACGGCATGAACGTGAAGATGGGTATTGACGCGACGATGGAACTCGGGCATGAGGATGAGTTTATCCGTGCTGACTGGAATGAATAA